A single window of Zea mays cultivar B73 chromosome 10, Zm-B73-REFERENCE-NAM-5.0, whole genome shotgun sequence DNA harbors:
- the LOC111590271 gene encoding DAR GTPase 2, mitochondrial-like — protein MIPVPCETSWPHSFPGVKPEFRDARAPASSSFEPLLRRRGSLEPDRRAVVLLNKADLADPSETEGWVAYIKKQRSCPCVTVNSHSRESIKEVLKVVQARMREIKHGDCNCTGTALLVGIPNVGKSAIVNAMHQIGRIAAAEKGKLKHAIVSSHLGETRDIRGYFFSPDRHILVCG, from the exons ATGATCCCAGTGCCGTGCGAGACTTCATGgccacat TCCTTCCCCGGCGTCAAGCCAGAGTTCCGCgacgcgcgcgcgcccgcctcctcATCGTTCGAGCCTCTCCTTCGCCGCCGCGGGTCTCTAGAGCCAGACCGCCGCGCAGTCGTCCTTCTTAACAAGGCAGACCTGGCGGACCCGTCCGAAACCGAG GGGTGGGTGGCGTACATCAAGAAGCAGAGGAGCTGCCCTTGCGTCACGGTAAACTCACATAGCAGGGAAAGCATCAAGGAG GTGCTGAAAGTCGTGCAAGCAAGAATGAGGGAGATCAAGCATGGCGACTGCAATTGCACGGGAACTGCCCTCCTGGTCGGGATCCCAAACGTTGGGAAATCGGCCATTGTTAATGCGATGCATCAAATTGGGAGGATTGCGGCAGCAG AGAAGGGGAAGCTCAAGCATGCGATTGTgagcagccatcttggagaaaccAGAGACATACGTGGATACTTCTTTTCCCCC